A window of Magnolia sinica isolate HGM2019 chromosome 13, MsV1, whole genome shotgun sequence genomic DNA:
aagtaaaagtgcaccaagcccctgaaaacaagaaaaataacaaaaaaagatgaaaaattaaagaaagtgcaataaagcccttaaaacaagaaaaaagaacaaaaacgtctaaaactaaaacacccgtgtggtagggtgtgaaatccgatccatggatctatggtcagggtgcggtcaCGCTGCTCTTGCAATCGTAGcacgtcagaaaatgggtccgatggacccaacatccatccacatcaactcctccactgTGGTACTCTATCGACGACGCCTCCTCCTCCGGtatactctaaagggtgcaccactgatgtccgcatcaaggGATCACCTTGATGAAGGCCCCTTGAAgctttgaagaaaagaaaagaaaagaaaaatcgaTAGGAGAATTGTTGATGAGGATAGAGAAATGGAAAGAGGAGAAATAAGATTGAATCTAGAACCTTCATTTTAACCTCGAACCCCAACCTACTCAACAAGTAGTCTACAAACCCCCAATTGACATGTTCAAAGGCCTTTTCAAGGTCCAACTTACAAACGATCCCCTTTCTACTCTCCTTGTGACACAAATCGACGCATTCATGCGCAATGAGTGCATTGTCAATGATTTGCCTATAAAAAAATGAAAGCACTTTGAGAAAGGGAGGTTACCTTAGCCAGGACAGGCTTGATTCTATGGGCTAAACTTTTACCTATATCCTATAGGGACTATTGATTAGACTAATGAAGCGAAAGTCTTTTAGGCAGGAGGCGCCCTGTTTCTTAGAAATTAGGGTAATGAATGAATTCCCCATTTCACGGGACAACTGACCCGATTTGAGAAACACAAAGGTAAAACTTAGGAGATCGACTTTGAGAATGCCCTAAAAAACCTAGAAGAAGGCCATTGGAAAGCCATTGAGGCTCGAGACTTTGTCTCTCCCGAGAGCCGAAACAGCTTCAAATACCTCTTTCTCCAAGACCGGGGCCTCAAGAGCGTCAACCTCCAAGGTGGAGATGTTGTCAAAAGCCAAGTTGTCTAAAGACGGCCGAATCCACTCTTCCTTGGACAGAAGCCCAATGTAGAAGTTGACAATAGTTGAGTTGATCTGGTCTTTGTCGACAATACACCGACATCGACTGCTAGAGAAGAGATTCGGTTACACCAGCCACGAGTGCTTGCGATCCCATGGAAGAACTTCATGTACCTATCCCCTCTTTGAGCCACAATGCCCTAGAATGATGACACCACTTAATTTCATCCTCTTTCAATCGCTAACTGTAAGAAGAGCACAAATCCCTCCTTTTTGTGAGCTTGACTTCAGGCAGAGATCCATTTTCTTCCTTATGGTCAAGATCTTGGGTAGCCTTGAGGATACTGTCCAATTTGCTAGCCCACTACTTATACACTTCTTTGCTCCAAGCTTTCAATTTCAAGGCTTTGAGCTATTCGAATAACTGGAAACCCGCAAAGCCCTAAACCTGAAAGGATTTCCACAAATTCACCACCAAGTTAGCAAAACCTTCCATCTcaagccaagctagctcaaaacAAAAGGGTTTAGGGCCCCTATTACTCTCATCCGCTTCAAGAAGAACGGGACGATGGTCAGAGGTGGGCTTTGGAAGACCCCTATGGACCACCGGGGAAATTTCTCCACCTAAGAGGATGAAACGAGAAACCTATCGAGCTAACATGGCTAAATTTTATTGGCTATTAGACCAGGTGAACTTCACACCTCCAATTTGATTACCATTGCTTCGGTGAATGAATGAGAACCCAAAAACCCATATGATCACAATTGATATGTTCAATGAATAAGAACCCAAAAGTCCATACGATAACCAATTATCAATTGAATGAATAAGAATCCAAAAACCCATATgatcaccattgatttgttgAATGAATAAGAATCCAAAAACCCAAATGCCCACCACTGATTTGTTGAATGAATGAGAAGCCCATCCCACCACCACTAATTTTTCGAATGCTTAAGAACACAAAAGTCCATTTGATCACCACTGAAAGTAAATAACTCCAATAGCCCATACGAGTATCTCCACCCTCTCTCCCCCTCACACGCACATTCAAGAATCGGAAAACCCATTTGATTACCATGGAATTGTCAATTCTGGGGACTACATAAAGCAACATGGATTACAATTGAATTATCAGATCCTCATGAACAAAAAAAGACATTATCAGATCCTCATGAACAAAAAAAGACATTGTATCTCTATCGAATGGTTCAATGCTTAAAAGgctgaaaagaaaaacaatctaATCACCATAATTGTTGAGTTCTTGAGaaccagaaaagaaaagaaaagaaaagaaatcattaAATTACATTAAATTGTTGAACTCTAAGAACCCAAAATTTCCATCTGTCAACAACTGAATTATCAAAATTGCGAGAACCCAAAAACCCATCTGATGGCTGTTGACTTATCAAATTCTTAAGAACCCAAAGACCCATCCTATTTTCATTAAATATACAAAAATCCTGGAATACCCAAGAACCAAAAGAACCAAAGAAGAGAATTCAGCACAAAAAAAggcaaaaggaaaacaacaaacgACCATCTAATTTCGATTGAATTGCATAACAGAAAAATAAAGGAGAATAAATGAATTAATCCCAGTTCATTACCTGCCATTAGAAATCTCATTCTTCCCGATGAATCCAAAGAAGGGTCCCTGGTCGGCTTCTTCAAGCTTCTTCTGCTTGAAATAGTCCTGCAGCTCTTTCGCCATCTTCCTCTGGAACTCCATAGTAACAACAGCCGGGCTAGAAACCTCCGAGATGGCAGCTGGCTTCGGAGGAGGAGTCATCGAAGGCGGAGATGGAGatggagaaggagaaagagggatgggcttGAGAGGAGGAGATGGTTCTCTAAGAGGAGGAGCTACAGGTCTTCGGAGAGGCCCTTCTGCCTTGGAACTCCTGATAATTAAAGTTTTGGCGCGAAATttgaatgaagaagaggaagaagacggagaagaagaagaagaagaagaagagattttgaTAGAAGGAATTGAATATGCTACAgacattttctctctttttctctctcctcttctctgtTTTTTAGACTCTCTCTGTCTGTGTTTTTTGGGTAATGTGTTGGTTGGAGAGAATTTTGGAGAGAAATGAAAACATAAGCAAGATGTGGATAAGCTGCAGCCAAGCTTTTTTTGCAATGAGAGAAATCCAAACATTAGACAGACTCTGGAGGTTTGGGTAGACTTTCGGTGATAGTTAACCACCGTTTTTGAGTCTGGATGTCGCATGGACCCAATCTAGAGAAGTGTCCCACTTGAGTTGGGACCCGAAGCCGATTAACCCAAACCGAGTTTGGATCGGTTTGGGTCACGTTGTCAAGGTCTGggggttgggttcgggttggaaaAAGCCAGCCAGATTTGAATTTGGGATGGGTTCGTGTTGAGCCAATTCGAGTTGGGTTagaaataatcacatgtatttaagTAGAGTTGGGTCAGTTCATGCATAAATTAGTTGGGTTGAGTTCGGGTTGCATCTCAAATGGACCCAACCCACCCAAGTTGCACCCGACCTAGTTTAGTCAGAATTCCACTGGATTATTACATAGATTATTACCAAGGTTTAAAGTTGTAGACACTGCTCCCCGTGGTGGTGGGCTTGTGGGTCCGAAAATCGAAAATGTACCTTGTGCGTTGTTGTtgtggggaacggattggctactccccctgacaccagcccggtggctggtggtcagtgctctgtgggccccaccatgatgtacgtgtttcatccattccgttaatccatttttagagttcattttagggcttgatacaaaaaatgatagggatataaatcttaggtgggccacaccacaggacaaaaataatgaatggatattcacaataaaaattctcctaaggcccactgtactatttatttgacattcaatctgttgatttggtcataaagacccagatgaaggttaaaaataaatatcagcttgatccaaaacttttatggcccccaaaatgtttttaatggtcaaaattcattcaagactatttcctgtaatgtggtccacttgagattgagatatacttcatttttttttatcatatcataaaatgatatataaaagtagatggacggcatatatgacacacatacatcatggtgggccccacagtgcacccaccagccaatggctagtgtcagggggagtagccaaaccgTTTCGTTGTTGTGGCTTGGTTTTGGATGAATGCACGGTGTACTCGAAATAGTATGTTTGAAAGACATGGAGTCATCGTTAGCGGAGAGATGCCTAAAttttatagttggctaaacctgtATAATCACTTTAGGTTGAAGAGTTGGAGACTTTTTAGCTAAGATGACTCCTGGATAAAGTTTGCAATCAGGAATTCTGTTAGTGTACTGATTTATGCActttatttgtcaatcatgtgagtccatgtgtcgtgtagtcggttgaggccttagaagctgaagaccgaagatacAAGTGAATGTATAGTATCAAGGAGAAAAGAACATGTATATGAAGTGTTTTGGTGACAttaaaccttgacccaaaacaacctaaacctTTAGATGATCTTAATCCTAAAAAGTAAACATTTTATTgatcatccattaaatcataggAGTCTAAATTGACCATCCTTAGATTGGCTTTAGAGGTCCTATGTTACTGGAAAAACTATACAATTTTTCAACAACATTCAGTCCTACCAAACCCACTTTCGGTCTAATCGAAATTAGTTAAAACAAGACAACATGTTGTGGCAGAAATCCAGGTAATTGGGATCCAACAGAGTGCCACATTCGATTCCATTGATAACCATGTTTGATGTGTCTAACAACTTTCCTGTTTAATTTGATGTGATGGAACCCtaattcggtgcgaccgaagacTAACCATTTTTGCCTGTTTTATGACCGTTAGAACTCAATTCCTTATAATGAAGATCCGGTCTTTGAGCATTCGAGatggtttttggtgcaataaaagcTTAAGTGAATCCTCGATCATATCCCACATCCTAAGCCTCATAATCCATGAGATTTGATTCATCTCCTTGagctttaccactctaatgaggattacAAGGTCAATGTTAAAGATGAACTCAATCTCCATAATTGTATAGAAATTAGACCCAACCTTATGAGAGTATCATTTGTCTAAATTCTTTAAGAGACCCTTCTAATAAAATCTCCTAGGCATTACAATTTCTCATTAATTATAGAAGATTCCACCTAATCTCCCATCACCTTGATCACAAAGGAGCATCACATTTAAGTTGTTTGATCTTGAAGCTCAAGCATTGGTGACGCATCGGCATCATAATCGGGAAATCAAAGGGAAGTTAATTGAAGCATGAGAGAACATTAATCAAGCAATCTAGGAAGGtactacaaaaggggctcaatccaacaagtaagttATCAATTGTAAAAGTCCATGTATATCCATTCCTTAGATATGATTGATTGtagagtttgaattgccaaactTAACTAGGTTTTGTGTAGGACCTTCATTCTTGTATAGGATTTAAATCAAAGTGTTTGTGTAGACCATCAGACACGAGTGTGTATGTGTTAATCTCTAAGGGACCTCTGATAAGAGTAAACGTAGGTTATTAGACTAGAACCGAGGTTCGtggtgagcctatagaaaactaCTTAAGTCTCGGAGGGAGCTGGTCTTTGTGTtggattgtaaaggttaaaggtgaacctaatttaaaacctctgataatgaaatttggtacactcatgggttgaatgCATTTGTTGGGAGTTGAATAGGAAAACCAAGTCactatatatgtttgtgtttgggattgtctttaatcatttgtttaattatgcttatatgattgaatatttaattatatgtatgcatgattagatgaatgttaggagtTGATAGGTAACACATCtcatacacacatgtacactatcatatatatatatatatatatatatatatatatatatatattagttgttTCATTAGCATAACATTTGTAATCTATGTaattggaccctttattggcATGGATGtcttagagttaattgtcttgcttagtttaatttgtatattagtttaagtaggcaaTTATGTTTAGAAtgtgaaaattttatttggtcataaTCACCCTCCCCCTTTAAGACATAACTTTCATTTTATAGCTCTACCAAGCTTACACGCATAGCCCGTGGGTATACCACGCACGATTTTAAATTCTAGGTAAGTATCTCAGTGTCAATaaaggaaggggttaggcaccttCAACCGCATGCTCTTATGCACGGTTTCTACTTTAAAGGATCTAGTTTTCTACGAATTCTTGATGTTCCAGAAGGACTTATACTAATAGACTAGCCTGGTTACTAACGATGTCAGAAACTAATTAGCAGGTTACTACTCTCCCAAATCACTACTAAAGAGATCGTGATATCTCCATCTATaataaatttggaagaaatagTACAAACGAAGAATGAATAGAAATGCAAAATGCAATATATGAAAGATGCAACAATATATATAGTGATAAGTAAATATATATTACTACTATACACTGGCTAGGGAGATTGTGATGTCTAAACCAATGTTGAACTCGAAGAGTTGGTAGATACTTAGTAAGGCTAGATAACTACTGTGTGCAATGATCGaagaacagaaaaaaaaatattttaagcaATTTGGTTTATTGTACACAAGATCCGAAAAGACAAGCAAAGTGCAAAGCATATGACCAAGGATCACTCAACTATGGGTAAAGGgtgtaggagatgaggaatatgtGAAATGTGAATAGGAAAGTAAAGATGGGTGGCCGAATCATCACCTATGAACTTAGAGATATGGGAGGAGGAAATAAGAGCTAAGGCACTCCTCCTAAAGGAAATTACTATAGATCTCGAATCCCGACCCTACTTCACTAATCTCGGACAGTTGAGATTGTTTGGATGTATGTGTAGGCTAAGATGAGTGGttgagatgggttggatgttaggGGAGACTAAGAAGGATGGTTAAGATAGGGGTTGAACTCTCAAATGTAGCAATGAGGAGATTTAAAGTTATTGGACCTGGGATGCTAAGTGTTTTCTTGAATGCCTCTCTCTTTATGCCCAAGTATCCAATCATATGGAGTGTGTAGAAATGAGAGGGGTAGCCCCCTATTTATAGAGGTTGGCTTAGAATTAAATTCTAGCAACTTGGAGAGTAAGCGCTACTAAATGGCATAATCTGAATGGTTAGAGGACACATGGTGTTGTAGATTTACTTTGATAAGTGATAAATCGGGTAATTTCACCCTTTGGGGGGCTAAAATGACCACTTTACCATGGGGCAACAATCAAATTGCGGCATAGCCGCTGGTTTTACTTTACCGTTGTCCAAGAGCCATCGGATTTACAAAGATATAGGTAGTAAAGTAATTGTACTTTTGGGTCATAGAGACTTGGGGGCCCCTCTTTACTGCATAAGCTTATTAGAATGGGCCTAGCTGGTGACCTTATTGCCATCAATGCATGTTGTAAATTCGTGATGGGCCATTGTCATCATGGATGGTTCAAGGTGACGTGGGTCATCCTAGCCATGAGTTTGCAATCCATGTTTACTTACAAATTCTCCCACCCATTTAGGCCCAATGGCCTTATTGTGGCTTGGGGTTTTGAGGGTAGGCTACTTAAAAGGTTTCCAAGCTCACAAATCATCTCATGTAGTCCAAGATTAAATGTATCGTGCTGAGATGGGGTGTCTAAAAAAGTATAGTTTGAAATTAATAGGTGTCGCTATATAAGTGCCCCTACTACCCATAAACGATTGTATTAACCAATATCAACTAAAAACCTTAGTTGAACTAGATGTTCTGTTGAGTAAGGTTGACTTGAATTTCTAAATAGATATGTAacattattaaaataatttaatataaGTGTAATAAAATACAAATGATGTATTTCTTCCTGTGAGAACTGGGTAATTTGACTCTCTCCTCTCCCAGTAAGCACAGTTCTGGTCACCACGAGTCATCAAGTTTTAAGTTGATGTTAAGATTTTATATCAATTAGGTTTGTTAAATAGAATAATAGAAATATTAGAGTCTTGCACTTTCACTTTTACTAAAATTTAAAAGAGATTTAAATTATGTTTTTCCTCTGAaacttatttagaaaataaaaattatttcaaaaatctTTAGTCATACATTGCTTAGAGAGAAATAACCAGGAGGGTTTATAAGCTTTCAGTTCTTTAGTATTCTTATTTAGAGAATGGAGAGATCCGCACTGAAACACACATACGCACTTGCGTTGACAATGGGGCACGCATACACATGAGTGAGGGTGTGGgttgtgaggcagtgtggctgtataCGCACTAGTGGCACACTTTTCACTTTGCACGTTCGCATCATGGCACTCCCAAGTGACCTATCATGATTCGATGTGATTAGGTTAAGTCGTTGCATACTCGACTACAGCGAGTATGTCCATCACAAGATCGGTCAGAAGTGAGCCGCTGTTTTACCTATCCGCCGAatatatgaccactttgttgatCGGTTGACGGATTTCGACTGTTATGCTAATTACTAAACACATAATGGTCATTGCACTGAACGACCGGTGGATTCCGAATGTTGTATCAATCAGCCGACAAATATCAATCGTTTCGTAAATCAACCGATAAAAAATATCGGTGTAAACCAATCGGTCAATGGATCTCGACTGTTACTATGTTTTGGCCGGCCAAACGGTCAGAGGATTTTAACCGTCACCCGATCAGTTGACAGATTTTAACGTTGTGACGGTTTGTCCATCAAAATCCAACCGTTATAAGAAACTTTTAATTCCGCTTTTTAAGTTAAATCGCGTCTCTTCTTAAAAGACTTGACTGTTGTGAATAGTTTCAGATGCGTCTTTAAGAAACACCTTTtgtgaaaacgcacaatcattcATTCTCTATAAAACCTCTTGCAAATTGAGGATTAAAACATAACtagatttattttcttctttttgtctTTTAAGCAAGTGAAGTGAGTTTCTTTGTTTTATCAATACACAAGGTCAGTCATAATTGTAAACTGCGTACCGAGTTCCTGCTGTGGTCTCTTCATGATTGATGCACGTAGAACCACCAAGGCTTAttgtatcctagaagcaattcacTAAAAACCTGATATTGATCTCATACGAATGAGAgtggggcaaataacgctttaaggaatGCGTATCTGATACGTGCTTCAAGATTGTTCCTGATttgatcttttaaaaaaaaaaatttacctcTAAATTTATTCAACAATTTTAAACCATTAATTATAGagt
This region includes:
- the LOC131223426 gene encoding light-harvesting complex-like protein OHP2, chloroplastic isoform X1, giving the protein MSVAYSIPSIKISSSSSSSSPSSSSSSFKFRAKTLIIRSSKAEGPLRRPVAPPLREPSPPLKPIPLSPSPSPSPPSMTPPPKPAAISEVSSPAVVTMEFQRKMAKELQDYFKQKKLEEADQGPFFGFIGKNEISNGRWAMFGFAVGLLTEYATGSDFVEQLKILLSNFGIADLD
- the LOC131223426 gene encoding light-harvesting complex-like protein OHP2, chloroplastic isoform X2; the protein is MSVAYSIPSIKISSSSSSSSPSSSSSSFKFRAKTLIIRSSKAEGPLRRPVAPPLREPSPPLKPIPLSPSPSPSPPSMTPPPKPAAISEVSSPAVVTMEFQRKMAKELQDYFKQKKLEEADQGPFFGFIGKNEISNGSLFCGGFRQRCVFLDVCCWCADGQCLVSLSGC